The following DNA comes from Amycolatopsis solani.
CGCCCGACTTCGGCCGCGTCCTCGACGACCTCGGGCAGCGCGGCATCCGCAAGCTGCTGGTCGAAGGCGGTGGCGGCATCCACACCCGGTTCCTCACCGAAGGACTCGCCGACGAGCTGCGGCTCGCGATCGCGCCGTTCTTCGTGGGGCAGCCGGGCGCGCCGCGGTTCGTCGGGCCCGGGCGCTACCCGCGGCCGCTCACCCTGGTCGGCGCGCGGGAGCTGCAGGGGATGGCGATCCTCGAATACCGCGCCGCGGCCGAGCCGAGCGGGCGGGACGTCCGGCGGCTCAAGGAAGCCATCGCGCTCGCCGCCGAGTGCCCGCCGAGCCACACCTTCCGGGTGGGGGCCGTGATCACCGATGCGGACGGCGAAGTCATCGCCACCGGGCACTCCGGCGAGGGCGACCCGGCCAACCACGCCGAAGAAGCCGCCCTCGCCAAGTGCGCCGGCGACCCGCGCCTGGCCGGGGCGACCGTGTACAGCTCACTGGAGCCGTGCAGCAACCGGAGCTCGCACCCGCGCAGCTGCACGCAGCTGATCCTCGACGCCGGGATCCCGCGCGTCGTGTTCGCGTGGCGCGAGCCGCCGGTCTTCGTCGACGCGCAGGGCACCGAACTGCTGCGTGAAGCCGGGCGGCACGTCGTCGAGGTGCCCGCGCTGACCCCGGAGGTCCAGCGCGAGAACACCCACCTCGACTTCCCGGGCCACTAGCAGGCGCCGTTGTCCTGCCAGACGCCCCATTCGCCGGTGGTGCCGGGCTCCTCGCCCTGCGTCCACCACTTGGCCGTCCACTTGTGGCTGTTGTGCGAAACGACGTTGTCCTTGACGTAGACCTTCGTCCGGTCCCACTCGGCCGCGGTGCACGAGCCGCCGCCCGGGGTGGTCGGGGTCGTGGTGGTCGGCGGGGTCGGCGTCGTCTGGGGCGGCGTCGCTCCGGCGAAGCGGACGCTGAACTTCGTGAAGTCCCAGTCGTTCTGCGGGACGTTGCTGCAGACGCCGTTGTCGGTCGTCCCGACGCAGGCGCGGTCGCGGTTGACCGACCAGAACGTGAAGCGGCCGAGGCCGTGGCTGGTCGCGTAGTCGTACACCGTCTGGAAGTCCGCGGTGTAGAACATCTCGGACGCGTCCGATTTGCCGTTCATGCCCGAGAAACCCTCGTGCGAGTACGCGGTCGCGCTGTCCCAGCCCAGGTGCGACATCAGCAGTCCGTGCAGGGCTTCCAGCGCCGAGACCTGCGACGAGCCGCCGTTGAAGCCGCCGTCGAACGGCATGATCGAGAAGTTGTTGGGCGTGAACCCGATCGACTTCGCCTGGTCGATCAGCTGCGTGCCGAACCAGCCGGTGCCGGCCGCGGTGCCCGGCATGGTCACCGACACGAAGAGGCCGGGGTTGTTGGCCTGCAACGTCTTCGCCGCGCCGAGCTCGTTCGCGATGGCGGCGGTGTTTTCGTACTCGGGCTCTTCGAGGTCGAAGTCGATGGCCTTGAGCGAGTACTTCGTGACGACCTGCTGGTAGGCGGCCGCCGTCGCGGCGACCGTGCCGCAGGTCTGGCCGAGCTTCGTACCGCCGTACCCGCCGACGGAGACGGAGATGTCCCCGCCCGCCCCGCGGATCTTCGCGATCGCGGCGGCGACGGTGGTGTCGCTGGAGATCGGGTCGGTGCCGTCCCAGGTGGGGCTGCAGCCGCCGCCGTTGGGCGCCAGGATGAACGCC
Coding sequences within:
- a CDS encoding dihydrofolate reductase family protein — encoded protein: MISRPHVLLSAAQSLDGYLDDTSPERLVLSTEDDFAVVDRLRAEADAIFVGAGTVRADNPRLLVRSPELRRSRLDQGKPEQPVKVTVTTRGLDPDAQFFTVGDTEKIVYAPPGAADDLKRVATVVDAGNPPDFGRVLDDLGQRGIRKLLVEGGGGIHTRFLTEGLADELRLAIAPFFVGQPGAPRFVGPGRYPRPLTLVGARELQGMAILEYRAAAEPSGRDVRRLKEAIALAAECPPSHTFRVGAVITDADGEVIATGHSGEGDPANHAEEAALAKCAGDPRLAGATVYSSLEPCSNRSSHPRSCTQLILDAGIPRVVFAWREPPVFVDAQGTELLREAGRHVVEVPALTPEVQRENTHLDFPGH
- a CDS encoding chitinase, with translation MRKSRLAAIGLAAATFAASAVSLVLGAPAATAALSNNWYAAAPYLMPQSNNPPDPVTVMNATGLKAFQLAFILAPNGGGCSPTWDGTDPISSDTTVAAAIAKIRGAGGDISVSVGGYGGTKLGQTCGTVAATAAAYQQVVTKYSLKAIDFDLEEPEYENTAAIANELGAAKTLQANNPGLFVSVTMPGTAAGTGWFGTQLIDQAKSIGFTPNNFSIMPFDGGFNGGSSQVSALEALHGLLMSHLGWDSATAYSHEGFSGMNGKSDASEMFYTADFQTVYDYATSHGLGRFTFWSVNRDRACVGTTDNGVCSNVPQNDWDFTKFSVRFAGATPPQTTPTPPTTTTPTTPGGGSCTAAEWDRTKVYVKDNVVSHNSHKWTAKWWTQGEEPGTTGEWGVWQDNGAC